The following are encoded together in the Bombus pascuorum chromosome 10, iyBomPasc1.1, whole genome shotgun sequence genome:
- the LOC132911210 gene encoding vesicle transport through interaction with t-SNAREs homolog 1A-like, whose protein sequence is MASLIDNYEQQYAVLTADITAKIGRIRTQSGNEKRLSIQDVDRQIEEAQELLEQMELEVRGVNGAARDRLRGRVESHRAELKRLTQEFQSAKKAKDESIEISREDSWENNITEDQKKRLLDTSEQIDRTGRTLQNGYRMVLETEEIGSQVLKELHEQRETIQKGRARLRDTDAELGRGSRLLSGMMFRSLQQRIVLAVVALTLIIVACIVMYYSFKSKS, encoded by the exons ATGGCGTCGCTCATTGACAACTATGAGCAACAATACGCCGTTTTGACAGCTGACATTACTGCAAAAATTGGTAGAATAAGAACACAAAGCGGCA ATGAGAAAAGACTGTCCATTCAAGATGTGGATAGGCAGATCGAAGAGGCTCAAGAACtg CTCGAGCAAATGGAATTGGAGGTTCGTGGGGTGAATGGTGCAGCACGTGATCGCTTGCGCGGTCGAGTAGAGAGTCATAGGGCAGAATTAAAACGATTGACACAAGAATTTCAATCGGCCAAAAAGGCAAAGGATGAAAGTATTGAGATAAGCAGGGAAGATTCATGGGAGAATAATATTACGGAGGACcagaaaaaaagattattagaTACCTCGGAACAAATAGACCGCACAGGTAGAACTTTACAGAATGGATATCGAATGGTATtagaaacagaagaaattgGTTCTCAAGTATTGAAGGAACTGCACGAGCAACGAGAGACGATTCAAAAAGGAAGAGCAAGG ttACGAGATACGGATGCAGAGCTAGGTCGTGGTTCACGTTTACTCTCGGGAATGATGTTTAGAAGTCTTCAACAAAGAATTGTTTTAGCAGTAGTGGCATTAACGCTTATAATTGTTGCTTGTATTGTCATGTACTATAGCTTTAAATCTAAAAGCTAA
- the LOC132911208 gene encoding protein ERGIC-53 isoform X2, translated as MSDAILNVFPLETNIWKRGRSLSEITRRITCNSCVLKSAEKIVDYGQSTFDSTVEMKMAAEVRWLLIFHVFCVIYAVLGETPHRKFEYKYSFKPPYLAQKDGSVPFWEYGGNAIASAENVRVAPSLRSQKGAIWVKQPVTFNWWEVELIFRITGRGRIGADGLAFWYTAEKGAYNGTVFGSSDQWKGLGIFFDSFDNDNKHNNPYIMAVLNDGTESFDHTNDGTTQLSAGCLRDFRNKPFATRAKIEYYENILTVLFHNGMTNNEQDYEICFRVENVVLPKGGYFGVSAATGGLADDHDVSHFLTHSLFLTGQMRTEEHKVSLELEQQKLSQEYMDYQKKLEQQKEEYRRDHPNEHREKEEFVEYFETDNQRELRQIFSGQSQMFDALRELNRKLDEIVGRQERSLSLISQLQVGGVQVGGQPGQIQLIDTIRRQEVDTVLNNQKNIISTAKQIESYINEVHSKTDLILNNQARSPTAQVQPMGYDYHSLISEMRDGLNTLKRDITQINTKVSNGGTDCPTTNCLTTTMFLLFVAVQMIILLAYSMYRDNKEAQAKKLY; from the exons ATGAGCGACGCCATCTTGAACGTATTTCCATTGGAGACGAATATATGGAAAAGAGGACGTTCACTATCAGAGATTACACGTCGAATAACTTGTAACAGCTGCGTTCTGAAATCAGCTGAgaaaat AGTCGACTACGGTCAATCTACTTTCGATTCAACAGTAGAAATGAAGATGGCCGCCGAGGTGAGGTggcttttaatttttcatgtgTTTTGTGTAATTTATGCGGTTCTCGGTGAGACACCCCATCGAAAATTCGAATATAAATACTCGTTTAAGCCACCGTATCTCGCACAAAAAGATGGGAGCGTGCCTTTTTGGGAATACGGAGGAA ATGCAATTGCAAGTGCAGAAAACGTTAGAGTTGCTCCATCGTTGAGAAGCCAGAAAG gtGCAATATGGGTGAAACAGCCTGTTACCTTCAATTGGTGGGAAGTCGAATTAATATTCAGAATAAcaggaagaggaagaattgGAGCAGATGGTTTAGCCTTTTGGTACACTGCTGAAAAGGGTGCCTATAATGGCACTGTCTTTGGAAGTTCTGATCAATGGAAAGGTCTTGGAATTTTCTTTGACTCCTTTGACAATGACAATAAACACAACAACCCTTACATCATGGCAGTCCTCAATGATGGCACAGAAAGCTTTGATCATACTAA tgATGGTACAACACAGCTATCTGCCGGTTGCTTAAGAGATTTTCGTAATAAGCCATTTGCTACAAGagcaaaaattgaatattatgaGAACATTCTAACA GTGCTATTCCATAATGGTATGACAAACAATGAGCAAgattatgaaatatgtttccGAGTTGAAAATGTTGTTCTACCAAAAGGAGGCTACTTTGGTGTCTCTGCTGCTACTG GTGGTTTGGCCGATGACCATGatgtttcacattttttaacaCATTCTCTATTTCTTACTGGTCAGATGAGGACTGAAGAACATAAAGTATCTCTCGAGCTTGAACAACAAAAGCTTAGTCAGGAGTATATGGATTACCAGAAAAAATTGGAACAACAGAAAGAAGAGTATAGGAG AGATCATCCAAACGAACATCGCGAGAAAGAGgaatttgtagaatattttgaaactgaCAATCAAAGAGAATTGCGACAAATTTTCTCTGGTCAAAGTCAAATGTTCGATGCGTTGCGAGAACTTAATAGGAAACTCGACGAAATAGTTGGAAGACAAGAGCGATCTTTAAGTTTAATATCCCAACTTCAAGTTGGTG GTGTGCAAGTGGGAGGCCAACCAGGACAAATACAGCTTATTGATACAATTCGCCGACAAGAAGTCGATACtgtattaaataatcaaaaaaatataataagtacaGCAAAACAAATAGAATCCTATATAAATGAGGTGCATTCCAAGACTGATCTTATTCTTAACAATCAGGCTCGAAGTCCTACCGCTCAG gTGCAGCCGATGGGATACGATTATCATTCACTTATTTCGGAAATGCGAGATGGacttaatacattaaaaagaGATATTACTCAAATAAACACTAAAGTAAGCAATGGTGGAACAGATTGTCCAACAACGAACTGTTTAACAACAACGATGTTCTTACTTTTTGTGGCAGTTCAGATGATCATTTTACTAGCGTACAGCATGTACCG AGACAACAAAGAAGCACAGGCGAAGAAGTTGTACTAA
- the LOC132911208 gene encoding protein ERGIC-53 isoform X1, which produces MSDAILNVFPLETNIWKRGRSLSEITRRITCNSCVLKSAEKIVDYGQSTFDSTVEMKMAAEVRWLLIFHVFCVIYAVLGETPHRKFEYKYSFKPPYLAQKDGSVPFWEYGGNAIASAENVRVAPSLRSQKGAIWVKQPVTFNWWEVELIFRITGRGRIGADGLAFWYTAEKGAYNGTVFGSSDQWKGLGIFFDSFDNDNKHNNPYIMAVLNDGTESFDHTNDGTTQLSAGCLRDFRNKPFATRAKIEYYENILTVLFHNGMTNNEQDYEICFRVENVVLPKGGYFGVSAATGGLADDHDVSHFLTHSLFLTGQMRTEEHKVSLELEQQKLSQEYMDYQKKLEQQKEEYRRDHPNEHREKEEFVEYFETDNQRELRQIFSGQSQMFDALRELNRKLDEIVGRQERSLSLISQLQVGVGVQVGGQPGQIQLIDTIRRQEVDTVLNNQKNIISTAKQIESYINEVHSKTDLILNNQARSPTAQVQPMGYDYHSLISEMRDGLNTLKRDITQINTKVSNGGTDCPTTNCLTTTMFLLFVAVQMIILLAYSMYRDNKEAQAKKLY; this is translated from the exons ATGAGCGACGCCATCTTGAACGTATTTCCATTGGAGACGAATATATGGAAAAGAGGACGTTCACTATCAGAGATTACACGTCGAATAACTTGTAACAGCTGCGTTCTGAAATCAGCTGAgaaaat AGTCGACTACGGTCAATCTACTTTCGATTCAACAGTAGAAATGAAGATGGCCGCCGAGGTGAGGTggcttttaatttttcatgtgTTTTGTGTAATTTATGCGGTTCTCGGTGAGACACCCCATCGAAAATTCGAATATAAATACTCGTTTAAGCCACCGTATCTCGCACAAAAAGATGGGAGCGTGCCTTTTTGGGAATACGGAGGAA ATGCAATTGCAAGTGCAGAAAACGTTAGAGTTGCTCCATCGTTGAGAAGCCAGAAAG gtGCAATATGGGTGAAACAGCCTGTTACCTTCAATTGGTGGGAAGTCGAATTAATATTCAGAATAAcaggaagaggaagaattgGAGCAGATGGTTTAGCCTTTTGGTACACTGCTGAAAAGGGTGCCTATAATGGCACTGTCTTTGGAAGTTCTGATCAATGGAAAGGTCTTGGAATTTTCTTTGACTCCTTTGACAATGACAATAAACACAACAACCCTTACATCATGGCAGTCCTCAATGATGGCACAGAAAGCTTTGATCATACTAA tgATGGTACAACACAGCTATCTGCCGGTTGCTTAAGAGATTTTCGTAATAAGCCATTTGCTACAAGagcaaaaattgaatattatgaGAACATTCTAACA GTGCTATTCCATAATGGTATGACAAACAATGAGCAAgattatgaaatatgtttccGAGTTGAAAATGTTGTTCTACCAAAAGGAGGCTACTTTGGTGTCTCTGCTGCTACTG GTGGTTTGGCCGATGACCATGatgtttcacattttttaacaCATTCTCTATTTCTTACTGGTCAGATGAGGACTGAAGAACATAAAGTATCTCTCGAGCTTGAACAACAAAAGCTTAGTCAGGAGTATATGGATTACCAGAAAAAATTGGAACAACAGAAAGAAGAGTATAGGAG AGATCATCCAAACGAACATCGCGAGAAAGAGgaatttgtagaatattttgaaactgaCAATCAAAGAGAATTGCGACAAATTTTCTCTGGTCAAAGTCAAATGTTCGATGCGTTGCGAGAACTTAATAGGAAACTCGACGAAATAGTTGGAAGACAAGAGCGATCTTTAAGTTTAATATCCCAACTTCAAGTTGGTG TAGGTGTGCAAGTGGGAGGCCAACCAGGACAAATACAGCTTATTGATACAATTCGCCGACAAGAAGTCGATACtgtattaaataatcaaaaaaatataataagtacaGCAAAACAAATAGAATCCTATATAAATGAGGTGCATTCCAAGACTGATCTTATTCTTAACAATCAGGCTCGAAGTCCTACCGCTCAG gTGCAGCCGATGGGATACGATTATCATTCACTTATTTCGGAAATGCGAGATGGacttaatacattaaaaagaGATATTACTCAAATAAACACTAAAGTAAGCAATGGTGGAACAGATTGTCCAACAACGAACTGTTTAACAACAACGATGTTCTTACTTTTTGTGGCAGTTCAGATGATCATTTTACTAGCGTACAGCATGTACCG AGACAACAAAGAAGCACAGGCGAAGAAGTTGTACTAA